A single region of the Neisseriaceae bacterium genome encodes:
- the hscB gene encoding Fe-S protein assembly co-chaperone HscB, with protein sequence MNYFEIFKFPVHYDLPLDDLEFQFQKLATLYHPDRVASLSVFEKNQYMQMFTTLNEAYQILKNPISRAEYILSLNNIEYDPEKTFQCDPELLETQMLFREKIEVSQNLTDLIPIVEEIKVNLSSLFLDISSFISSKSWDKVITLIDKAKFFTKLLIVTQQKQTFLEEE encoded by the coding sequence ATGAATTATTTTGAAATTTTTAAGTTCCCAGTTCACTATGATCTTCCTTTGGATGATTTAGAGTTTCAATTTCAAAAATTAGCAACACTTTATCATCCAGATAGGGTAGCTTCTCTATCGGTTTTTGAAAAGAATCAGTATATGCAAATGTTTACTACATTAAATGAGGCTTATCAAATTTTAAAAAATCCCATTTCTAGAGCTGAGTATATTCTCTCTTTAAACAATATTGAATATGATCCTGAAAAAACATTCCAATGTGATCCTGAGTTGCTAGAGACTCAAATGTTATTCCGGGAAAAAATAGAGGTTTCGCAAAATCTAACTGATTTGATACCTATTGTAGAAGAGATCAAAGTAAATCTATCTTCTCTTTTTTTAGATATTTCTTCGTTCATTTCGAGTAAATCTTGGGATAAAGTTATTACCTTGATAGACAAGGCAAAATTTTTTACTAAACTTCTAATAGTAACTCAACAAAAACAGACATTTTTAGAAGAAGAATAA
- the iscA gene encoding iron-sulfur cluster assembly protein IscA — MITLSEAAANRVKKYLNSRGKGEGIRIGVRTSGCSGMAYTLEFVDSPLDEDIAFESYGVKVFVDPKSLIYLDGTELDFQKEGLQEGFKFINPNVKNECGCGESFHV, encoded by the coding sequence ATGATTACTTTGTCAGAAGCTGCGGCTAATCGTGTCAAAAAATATTTGAATTCTCGTGGTAAAGGTGAAGGAATTCGAATTGGAGTACGTACAAGTGGTTGTTCTGGTATGGCCTATACTCTAGAATTTGTAGATTCGCCACTTGATGAAGATATCGCTTTTGAAAGTTATGGTGTTAAGGTATTTGTTGACCCTAAGAGCCTTATTTATTTAGATGGAACAGAACTTGATTTTCAAAAAGAAGGCCTACAGGAAGGTTTTAAATTTATTAATCCAAATGTTAAAAATGAATGTGGTTGTGGTGAAAGTTTTCATGTTTAG
- the iscU gene encoding Fe-S cluster assembly scaffold IscU, which translates to MAYSKKVIDHYENPRNVGSLDKNDIHVGTGMVGAPACGDVMKLQIKVNDAGIIEDAKFKTYGCGSAIASSSLMTELVKGKSIDQALAIKNSTIAEELALPPVKIHCSILAEDAIKAAVNDYKNKNNA; encoded by the coding sequence ATGGCTTATAGCAAAAAAGTGATTGACCATTACGAAAATCCTAGAAATGTAGGATCTTTAGATAAAAATGATATTCATGTAGGAACGGGGATGGTTGGCGCCCCTGCTTGTGGTGATGTCATGAAATTACAGATTAAAGTCAATGATGCTGGTATTATTGAGGATGCTAAATTTAAGACTTATGGTTGTGGTTCTGCTATTGCCTCTTCTTCTTTAATGACAGAATTGGTTAAAGGAAAATCGATAGATCAGGCCTTGGCTATTAAAAATAGTACAATAGCAGAAGAGCTTGCACTACCTCCTGTTAAAATTCATTGTTCTATTTTAGCTGAAGATGCGATTAAAGCAGCTGTTAATGACTATAAGAATAAAAATAATGCCTAA